GCTCGCAGAACAAACCATCGCGTTCGGGTTTGTACGTACGGTAATTTATGGTTTCAGGCTTCAAAACTTCACCACTCGAATTCTCTAGGATTTCTTCCGGAGAAGCCAGACCAATTGAGATCTTCGAGAAATTGCTTTTCGTCTTATTTTCTTTTCTAAAAGCCATACTCTATATAATTGAGATTTGATAATTGAATCATTGGAAATTGAAGAAGATGCGAATGTCAACAGACCTTCATCGGCCTATTGACATCCTGCATTCTTTCATTATTTTATTCTAGGTTGATACTCAAACCTAAACCTCTCAACTCGTGTAACAATACGTTCAAGGATTCCGGAATACCGGGTTGCGGCATCGGTTCACCTTTCACAATTGCTTCATAAGCCTTAGAACGTCCTACTACGTCGTCAGACTTAATAGTCAAGATTTCCTGCAGGATATGAGCAGCACCGAAGCCTTCGAGTGCCCAAACCTCCATTTCTCCGAAACGCTGACCACCGAACTGTGCTTTACCACCAAGAGGTTGCTGAGTAATCAATGAGTACGGACCGATAGAACGAGCGTGCATCTTGTCTTCAACCATGTGCCCCAGCTTCAGCATATAAGTCACACCTACGGTTGCTGCCTGGTCAAATTGCTCACCTGTACCACCATCACAAAGATAAGTTTTACAGTAACGTGGCAATCCCGCTTTGTCTGTCCACTGATCCAAGTCGTCCATCGTAGCACCGTCAAAAATAGGAGTTGCAAATTTCACGCCCAAAGTTTTTCCGGCACGACCTAATACAGCTTCAAAAATCTGACCAATGTTCATACGAGAAGGCACACCCAACGGATTCAGTACAATGTCAACCGGAGTACCATCTGCCAAGAACGGCATATCTTCCTGACGCACAACACGTGACACGATACCCTTGTTACCGTGACGACCTGCCATCTTATCACCTACACCAATCTTACGTTTCTTAGCAATATATACTTTAGCCATCTGAATGATACCAGCCGGAAGTTCATCACCGATAGTGATAGCAAACTTCTTACGCTTCAATTCAGCATCCAGCTCTTTGTATTTCTTGATAAAGTTCATAACCAGATCACGAACCATACCATTAGTATGGTCATCACTAGTCCAGTTACTCAGCTGAATAGAAGTAAAGTCAAGTGAATCAAAATCAGAAGCACTGAACTTAGATCCCTTAGCAATAACTTCTGCTCCTAAGTAGTCTTTCACACCCTGAGAAACCTTGCCTTCAGTCAAAGTCATCAGTTTCTTAACCAGAATACGCTTCAAGTCTGCAACCTTTGATTCAAACTCATCGTCAATCTTAGGCAACAATGCTTTATCCGCCAGTTTAGAGCTACGGTTCTTGATTACACGTGAGAAAAGTTTCTTATCAATAACAACACCTTTCAAAGAAGGAGAAGCTTTTAAAGAAGCATCTTTCACATCACCTGCCTTATCACCGAAGATAGCACGAAGTAGTTTTTCTTCCGGAGAAGGATCAGATTCACCTTTCGGAGTAATCTTACCGATCATGATATCACCCGGTTCGATACGCGCACCGATTCTTACGATACCATTTTCATCCAGGTCTTTAGTAGCTTCCTCACTTACATTCGGAATATCAGAAGTCAATTCTTCCATACCACGCTTCGTTTCACGAACTTCCAGAGAGTATTCTTCTACGTGAACAGAAGTCAACAAGTCCTCGCGAACCACGCGTTCGTTCAATACGATAGCATCCTCATAGTTATATCCCTTCCATGGCATATAAGCAACCAACAGGTTTTTACCCAAAGCTAATTCACCCTTTTCGGTAGAATAACCTTCAGTCAGGATGTCACCCTTCTTCACGCGCTGACCTTTGTCACAAATCGGACGCAAGTCAATAGTCATGTTCTGGTTCGTCTTACGGAACTTCGGAATTCTATATTCTTTCAAAGCAGGCTCGAAGCTTACAAATTCTTCGTCCTCTGTACGGTCATACAAAATACGGATCGTAGTAGCATCAACGAAGTCAACAACACCATCGCCTTCTGCAGTAATCTGCGTGCGAGAGTCTCTCACTAACTGTCGTTCGATACCTGTACCTACAATCGGAGCTTCACTTCTCAACAAAGGAACTGCCTGGCGCATCATGTTTGATCCCATCAATGCACGGTTAGCATCATCATGTTCCAGGAACGGAATCAGTGAAGCAGCAATCGATGCAATCTGCTGAGGAGAAACGTCCATCAAATCTACTTCAGACGGTTCTACAACCGGGAAGTCAGCGTCCTGACGAGATTTAACTTTATTGCGAACAAATGTACCGTCATCATTCAACGGAGCATTACCCTGTGCAATAATCTTTTCTTCTTCTTCTTCAGCAGTCAGATAAACCAGACCATTATCGGAAAGATCCACTTTTCCGTTTTCCACCTTACGGTACGGAGTTTCAATGAATCCCAGCTCATTAATTTTAGCGAATACACACAAGGAAGAAATCAAACCGATATTCGGACCTTCAGGAGTCTCAATCGGACAAAGACGACCGTAGTGTGTATAGTGAACGTCACGAACCTCAAATCCGGCACGTTCACGAGAAAGACCACCAGGACCTAGGGCAGACATACGGCGCTTGTGCGTAATTTCAGCCAACGGGTTTGTCTGGTCCATGAACTGTGACAAAGCATTTGTTCCAAAAAAAGAATTGATCACAGAAGAAATAGTCTTCGCATTGATCAAATCAATCGGAGTAAATACTTCATTGTCACGAACGTTCATACGTTCACGAATCGTACGAGACATACGAGCCAAACCAACAGCAAACTGGTTAGAAAGCTGTTCACCTACTGTACGTACACGACGGTTGCTCAAGTGGTCAATATCATCCACATCTGCTTTTGAATTAATCAACTCAATCAGATATTTGATGATTTCAATGATATCTTCCTTCGTGAGGACACGCACGTCCATATCAGTCGTCAGATTCAGTTTCTTGTTGATTCTGTAACGACCTACATCACCAAGGTCATATCGTTTTTCTGAGAAGAACAAGTTGTTGATAACTTCACGTGCACTTGCATCATCGGCCGGATCAGCGTTACGCAATTGACGATAGATATACAACACAGCTTCTTTTTCCGAGTTACTCGGGTCCTTCTGCAGAGTATTATATATAATAGAGAAATCAGATTGATTCGGCTCGTCCTTATGCAAAAGGATGTTTTGAACTCCCGATTCCAGAATTTCATCAATATGTACTTCCTCCAGTACGGTTTCACGGTCGATAATAACCTCGTTACGTTCGATAGAAACCACTTCACCGGTATCTTCATCAACGAAATCTTCAATCCATGTTTTCAAAACACGTGCAGCTAACTTACGACCCAGAACTCTCTTCAGATTTGTTTTGTTTACCTTAACATCTTCTGCAAGGTTGAAAAT
This sequence is a window from Bacteroides thetaiotaomicron VPI-5482. Protein-coding genes within it:
- the rpoB gene encoding DNA-directed RNA polymerase subunit beta, which produces MSSNTVNQRVNFASTKNPLEYPDFLEVQLKSFQDFLQLDTPPEKRKNEGLYKVFAENFPIADTRNNFVLEFLDYYIDPPRYTIDDCIERGLTYSVPLKAKLKLYCTDPDHEDFDTVIQDVFLGPIPYMTDKATFVINGAERVVVSQLHRSPGVFFGQSVHANGTKLYSARIIPFKGSWIEFATDINNVMYAYIDRKKKLPVTTLLRAIGFENDKDILEIFNLAEDVKVNKTNLKRVLGRKLAARVLKTWIEDFVDEDTGEVVSIERNEVIIDRETVLEEVHIDEILESGVQNILLHKDEPNQSDFSIIYNTLQKDPSNSEKEAVLYIYRQLRNADPADDASAREVINNLFFSEKRYDLGDVGRYRINKKLNLTTDMDVRVLTKEDIIEIIKYLIELINSKADVDDIDHLSNRRVRTVGEQLSNQFAVGLARMSRTIRERMNVRDNEVFTPIDLINAKTISSVINSFFGTNALSQFMDQTNPLAEITHKRRMSALGPGGLSRERAGFEVRDVHYTHYGRLCPIETPEGPNIGLISSLCVFAKINELGFIETPYRKVENGKVDLSDNGLVYLTAEEEEEKIIAQGNAPLNDDGTFVRNKVKSRQDADFPVVEPSEVDLMDVSPQQIASIAASLIPFLEHDDANRALMGSNMMRQAVPLLRSEAPIVGTGIERQLVRDSRTQITAEGDGVVDFVDATTIRILYDRTEDEEFVSFEPALKEYRIPKFRKTNQNMTIDLRPICDKGQRVKKGDILTEGYSTEKGELALGKNLLVAYMPWKGYNYEDAIVLNERVVREDLLTSVHVEEYSLEVRETKRGMEELTSDIPNVSEEATKDLDENGIVRIGARIEPGDIMIGKITPKGESDPSPEEKLLRAIFGDKAGDVKDASLKASPSLKGVVIDKKLFSRVIKNRSSKLADKALLPKIDDEFESKVADLKRILVKKLMTLTEGKVSQGVKDYLGAEVIAKGSKFSASDFDSLDFTSIQLSNWTSDDHTNGMVRDLVMNFIKKYKELDAELKRKKFAITIGDELPAGIIQMAKVYIAKKRKIGVGDKMAGRHGNKGIVSRVVRQEDMPFLADGTPVDIVLNPLGVPSRMNIGQIFEAVLGRAGKTLGVKFATPIFDGATMDDLDQWTDKAGLPRYCKTYLCDGGTGEQFDQAATVGVTYMLKLGHMVEDKMHARSIGPYSLITQQPLGGKAQFGGQRFGEMEVWALEGFGAAHILQEILTIKSDDVVGRSKAYEAIVKGEPMPQPGIPESLNVLLHELRGLGLSINLE